A window of Betaproteobacteria bacterium genomic DNA:
ATTCCCTGCACGAACCGGCCCTCTCCTCCATCGTCCCGGCCATGGCCCGATCGGCGTCACGCCACCCGGACCTGCGCCACTGATCCCGGACCCCGCATGTCTTTCACGATCCACGGCATAGGCGTCTCCGGTGGCATTGCCATCGGCCGCGCGCACCTCGTCACGCACGCCCAGCTCGAGGTGCCGCACCTCGAGATCGCGCCGGCGAAGGTTCCGGCCGAACAGGCGCGCCTCGATGCGGCCCTGGACAAGGTCCGCGGCGAACTGACCAGCCTCGCCGGACACATTCCCGAGAACGCGCCTGCCGAGTTCGGCGCCTTCCTGAACGTCCATCTGATGATCCTGGGCGATGAAACGCTGTCGGAAGCGCCCAAGGCGACCATCGCGGCACAGCGGTGCAACGCCGAGTGGGCGCTGAAACAGCAGATGGAAGCGCTGCTCGCCCAGTTCGACGAGATCGACGATGCCTACCTGCGGGAACGCAAGACCGACGTGAAGCAGGTCGTCGAGCGTGTCCTGCAGGCGCTCATGACCGACGCGCGCGCGGCGGCATCCGTCGCCCCACCCGAGGAAGGCAGCATCCTGGTCGCCCACGACCTGTCCCCGGCGGACGTCATTCTCTACAAGCAGCACCGGTTCGCCAGCTTCATCACGGATCTGGGCGGCACCACGTCGCATACGGCGATCGTCGCCCGGTCCCTGGGCATCCCCTCCATCGTCGCCCTGCACCACGCAAGGCGTCTCGTGCGCGAGAACGAAGTCCTGATCGTGGACGGCACCCACGGGGTGCTGATCGTCGATCCCGACAAGAAGGTGCTGGAGGAGTACCGGCTGCGCCAGGAAGAGTGGCAGCTCGAACAGCAGAAGCTGCGCCGGCTCACCACCACACGCGCTGCAGTGCTCGACGGCACCCGCATCGAGCTGCACGCCAACATCGAACTGCTGGAGGATGTCTATCAGGCGCGCGAGAACGGCGCGGCCGGCGTCGGGCTCTTCCGCACCGAGTTCCTCTATCTCAACCGGCGCGATCTTCCCGGCGAGGACGAGCAGTTCGAGGCCTATCGCAAGGTGGTGATGGAGATGGGAAGGCTGCCGGTCACGATCCGCACCTTCGACCTGGGAGCCGACAAGGAACTCGACGGCGCGGAGCGGGTGGCCGCCAACCCTGCCCTCGGATTGCGGGCGATCCGGTTGTGCCTGGCCGAGCCGGTGATGTTCCGCACGCAGCTGCGCGCCATCCTGCGGGCCTCCGCGTTCGGCAAGGTGAAGATCCTCGTTCCCATGCTGTCGTCGGTGCTCGAATTGACTCAGGCGCTGAAGGCCGTCGCCGATGCCCGTCGCAGCCTGGACGACGACGGCATCGCCTACGACGCCGAGACGCCCATCGGCGGCATGATCGAGGTCCCCGCCGCCGCGCTGTGCCTCAACATCTTCACGCGCAAGCTCGATTTCCTGTCCATCGGCACGAACGACCTGATCCAGTACACGCTGGCCATCGACCGCACGGACGAGTCCGTCGCGCATCTGTACGATCCGCTGCACCCTGCGGTGCTGAATCTCGTGGCCCAGATCATCCACCGTGCCGCGAAGTCCGGAACGCCGGTGGCGGTATGCGGCGAGATGGCGGGTGATGTCTCCCTCACCCGGCTGCTGCTGGGATTCGGTCTGCGCCAGTTCTCCATGCATCCGGCAAATCTGCTGGCGGTGAAGCAGGTGATCCTCAAGAGCGATCTGGACGAAGTCACTTCCCTCGCCCGCCGCATGCTCAAGACCGAGGATCCGCACAAGCTGGTCACGCTGCTGGAGAAGATGAATGCGTTGTGACGCGTGCGCTGGACAACGGGTGATGCGCGAGAGGGTGGAGTCCGTGGACCCGAGACCCGGGTCCATCGTTGCAACCGCACCGCCTTGGGCGGCCATCGCTTCCGAGTTCCGCGGTCACGCGCCGCGGCTGCAGTATCCTGGGGTCTAGGGTCCCGGGACTCGGGACTCGCAGCTCTTCCGTCGCCCCTCGACTGGCCTCCATGCAACTCGACCCCGACCAGCTTCTCCGCCATCTCCAGCGAGAACTCGCGCCGTTGTACGTCGTCCACGGCGAAGAGGCGCTGCTGGCCATCGAAGCCGCTGATCGCATCCGGACGAAGGCGAGGGAACGCGGCTGCAGCGAGCGCGAGATCCTCACGGTCGAAGCGGGATTCGAGTGGCGGCGGCTGTGGGCGACCGGGGCGAGTCTGTCGCTTTTCGCCAGCCAGCGCCTCGTGGAGTTGCGCATGGCATCGGCCGCTCCGGGGGCGGAAGGCAGCGAAGCGTTGATCCGCTACGCGGCATCGCTTCCCGAAGACACCGTCACGCTGATCACGCTGCCCAAGGTCGAGTTCAGGACACGGCAGTCGAAGTGGTTCTCCGCCCTGGAATCGGCGGGCGTATGCGTGCATGCACAGCGCATCGGGTTCGAGCAGCTGCCCGCCTGGCTCGCGGCCCGTCTGAAGGCGCAGGGTCAGTCTGCCGGCCCGGACGTGATGGAGGTTCTCGCCGCCCGGGTCGAGGGGAATCTGCTTGCCGCGCATCAGGAGATCCAGAAGCTGAGCCTGCTGTTTCCGCAGGGACCGCTGGATCTCGATGCCGTGCGCACCACCGTGGCGGACGTCGCGCGGTTCGACGCCTTCGACCTGGGCCCCGCCATCCTCGCCGGTGATCCCGTTCACCTGCTGAGGATGCTGGACGGTCTCCGCGGGGAGGGCACCGGGCTGCCGCTGGTGCTGTGGGCCTTCGCCGAGGAAATTCGCGCCATGTTGCGCATCCGGGAATCCGTTGCGTCCGGCATGCCGCTCGCCCAGGCGATGCGCGATGCCAAGGTGTGGGGAGAACGGCAGAAGGGGATGCCCGCGGCCGTGCGCCGCCTCGACAGTGCGCAACTCCGGAACGCCCTGGCACACGCCGCGCGCATCGACAGGATCATCAAGGGTGTCGGTGATGGCGACGCCTGGACGGAACTGGAGCAGCTTGCGATGCGCCTGACTGCCCCGGATCTGAAGCTTCCCACCGCGCACGCCGCCTGATCCGCCCGGGCGCGAGGGCTCCCTCGCCCGTGTTCCGCCCCTCGCCGGACCGGCCTGTGCCGCAGGGCCGAATCGCCGCCTTCCCCCTCCGATTCGCGAGCGCCAAGAGAGACTTGCACCGCATTTCCGGCGGGTTGTCCGACGTATCCGGGTTAGAATTCCGGCATCCATTTCCGGACTCTTCCATGGACGTACAGAGCTACATGACGGGCATCGGCCGCGCGGCACGCGCCGCATCGCGGGCCATGGCCCGAGCCGATACACGCGCCAAGGACGAAGCTTTGCTCGCCATCGCATCGGCCGTCGAACGCGAGTCCGCCACTCTCCTCGCCGCCAACGCTGCCGACGTCGCGCAAGGGCGCTCCAAAGGGGCTCGACCCGGCAATGGTGGACCGGCTGATCCTCACGGAAAAGGGCGTGCGTACCATGGCGCAGGGCCTGCGGGAGATCGCCCAGCTCACCGATCCCATCGGCGAGATCACGGACCTGCGGTACCGTCCCACGGGAATCCAGGTCGGCCGCATGCGTGTGCCGTTGGGCGTGATCGGCATCATCTACGAGGCCCGGCCCAACGTGACGGCGGATGCGGCGGGTCTGTGCCTCAAGAGCGGCAACGCCGCCATTCTCCGCGGCGGCTCCGAGGCCATCCGCTGCAATCAGGCCATTGCGGCGTGCGTGCACGAAGGCCTGCGTGCCGCCGGTCTTCCCGAGGGCGCGGTGCAGGTGATCGAGACGACGGACCGCGCCGCGGTGGGCGAGCTCATCACCATGAAGGACTACGTCGACGTGATCGTTCCCCGTGGCGGCAAGGGACTCATCGAGCGAATCAGCAACGAGTCGCGCATTCCCGTCATCAAGCACCTGGACGGGATCTGTCACGTCTTCATCGACGAGGATGCGGACCTCGACAAGGCGATCCGCATCGCGGACAACGCCAAGACCCAGCGCTACGGCACCTGCAACACCATGGAAACGCTGCTCGTGCATGCGCGCGTCGCGGCCCACGTCCTGCCGCCGCTGGCGCGCATCTACCGCGACAAGGGCGTGGAGCTGCGCGGCTGCGAGCGTTCCCGCGCCATCGTTCCGGACATGAACGAGGCGACGGACGAAGACTGGGTGACGGAATACCTGGCCCCGATTCTCAGCGTGCGGATCGTGGACGGCCTGGACGCTGCCATCGAGCACATCAACACCTACGGCTCGCAGCACACCGACGCCATCGTGACCCGGGACTACGCACGGGCCCGCCGTTTCCTGCGGGAGGTCGATTCCAGCTCGGTGATGGTCAATGCCTCCACCCGCTTCGCCGACGGATTCGAGTACGGCCTGGGTGCGGAGATCGGCATCTCCACGGACAAGCTGCACGCGCGCGGGCCGGTCGGGCTCGAAGGACTCACCTCGCTCAAGTACGTGGTGCTGGGCGACGGTGAGGTCCGCGGCTGACGGCGGGCGGCGCGCATGCCCTCCTGGAGCTGGCTCAAGTACGCGCCCTGGGGAGAGATCGCCAAGGCAGCGAGGCGGGTGCCGGAGTTCGTCCGTGACCTGCGCAAGGACGACGATGACGACCAGCCGCCGGCGCCTTCCCGTTCGGCGAGTTCCGACGCGCCGTCCGACCTTGCCCAGCTCCGGTTCGAACTGGAACTGCTGAAGGCAAACATCGAGAAGCTTCGCGCCCACTCCGAAACCCAGGGCCGCGCCGTGGAAGAGCAGGCCCGCGCGCTCACCCAGATTTCCAATGCCCTCTCGGCGCGTCTGCGGACGGCCGCATGGGTCGCAGGTCTCGCCCTGATCGTCGCTCTGGCGGCGCTCGTGACGGCGCTGCTGCGCTGACCCCCCCCAAAACACAGGAGTCCACGTTGAGCAATCTGGTCGAAGTGCGCGTTCCCGACATCGGCGACTTCAAGGATATTCCGGTCATCGAGGTGCTGGTGAAACCGGGCGACACCGTCAAACCCGAGGATTCGCTCGTCACGCTGGAGTCGGACAAGGCCACCATGGAAGTGCCTTCCCCGGCCGCCGGCACGGTGAAGGAAATCAGGATCAAGATTGGCGACAAGGTCTCGCAGGGCACGCTGGTCCTCGTGCTGGAGGCGTCGGGCGCCGCAGCGGCGGCCGCGCCTGCAGCGGTCGCTCCGGCCTCTGCCGCTCCCGCGGCCTCTCCCGCCCCCGCTCCGATCGCGGCTCCCTCCCCCACCCCCGCGACAGCGACTTCGGTGGCAACGGTCAAGGGTGACCTGCACGCAGAAGTCGTGGTACTGGGCTCGGGTCCCGGCGGTTACACGGCCGCCTACCGTGCCGCGGACCTCGGCAAGAAGGTGGTGATGATCGAGCGTTACCCATCGCTCGGCGGTGTCTGCCTCAACGTGGGCTGCATCCCGTCCAAGGCGCTGCTGCACGCCGCGCGGGTGATTTCCGAAGCCGAGGAAATGGCGCACTTCGGCGTGAAATTCGGCAAGCCCGAAGTCGACATCGAAGCCTTGCGGGGATGGAAGTCGAGCGTCGTGGGCAGGCTCACCAAGGGATTGGCCGGGCTTGCCAAGCAGCGCAAGGTCGAGGTGGTGACCGGCGTGGGCAGGTTCGCTTCCGATCACATGATCGAGGTCACGGCCGCGGACGGTTCGCGCAAGACCGTGTCGTTCGATCACTGCATCATCGCCGCGGGCTCGCAGGTCGCCCGCATTCCGGGATTTCCCTACGACGATCCCCGCCTCATGGACTCCACCGGCGCACTGGAACTGCAGGAGGTTCCCAAGCGCATGCTGGTGATCGGCGGCGGCATCATCGGCCTGGAGATGGCGTGCGTCTACGACGCTCTGGGCAGCCGCATCAGCGTGGTGGAACTGGCCGACGGCCTGATTCCGGGCGCGGATCGGGACATCGTCAAGCCGCTGCAGAAACGCCTGGAAAAGCGCTACGAGGCCATCCTGCTCAAGACCAAGGTGTCCAGGCTGGAAGCCACGCCCGAGGGCTGCGTGCGACGTTCGAAGGTGACGGTGCGCCTGCACCGCAGACATACGACCGCGTGCTTCTCGCCGTGGGCCGCCGGCCCAATGGCCGCGACATCGCGGCCGACAAGGCCGGGGTCGTGGTGAACGAGCGCGGCTTCATCCCCGTGGACAAGCAGCAACGCACGAACGTCGCGCACATCCACGCCATCGGCGATGTCTGCGGCGAGCCCATGCTCGCGCACAAGGCCACGCACGAGGGCAAGCTGGCGGCCGAGATCATCGCCGGACACAAGGGCGCGTTCGATGCGCGCACCATCCCCTCGGTGGCCTACACCGACCCCGAGATCGCGTGGATGGGCCTCACGGAGACGGCTGCAAAGGCGCAAGGCATCGAGTACGAGAAGGCCTCGTTCCCGTGGGCAGCCTCGGGCCGCGCGCTGGCCACTGGCCGCGACGAGGGGCTGACTAAGCTGCTGTTCGACAAGACCACCAGGCGCCTCCTGGGCGCCGCGATGGTGGGACCGAATGCGGGTGAGCTCATCGCCGAAACGGTGCTCGCGCTGGAGATGGGCGCGGACGCCGAGGACATCGGCCTCACGATCCACCCGCACCCGACGCTGTCGGAAACGGTGTTCTTCGCCGCGGAAATCGCCGAGGGCAGCATCACCGACCTGTACATGCCCAAGCGCTGAGCGGAACCCGACGATGCTTCTGTCCGCCCCCGGTTTCGTGCCGCTGATCGCCGAGCCGGACGATCTGTCCGGCGAGTGCGTGTGGTTCGTGTTCCACGGCAACAACATCCTGGTGCGGCGCGACGACACCAAGGTCGAGGTGCCGTGCGTGGAACATCCGCGCATGCTGGGGCTCGACCCGGTGCGGACGCAGTATCTCGGCACCCTGCACGGACGGCACTGCTTCTCGGCGGAATGCGAGGACGCCTCGAACGCGCCGGACGATCTGCGCTGGGCGGGACTGCGAAGCCTCTTCGGCATCATCGACGACGGCACTTTCCTGCTGGCCGGCCGCGCTGTGCAGATCATGGATTGGGACCGCTCGCACCGGTTCTGCGGCCGCTGCGGCACGGCCACGGAGCGCAGAAATCACGAAAGGTCCCGTGTCTGCCCGAGCTGCGGCCAGACGCACTATCCGCGCGTCGCACCGGTGGCGATGGCGCTCGTGCAACGGGGACGCGAACTGCTGCTTGCCCGCTCGCCGCATTTTCCGCCAGGCATGTTCAGCGCACTGGCGGGGTTCGTCGAACCGGGAGAGAGCATCGAGGACTGCCTCGTGCGGGAGGTGAAGGAGGAAGTCGGGATCGACGTCGTCAACCTGCGCTATTTCTCGAGCCAGCCGTGGCCCTTCCCGCACTCGCTGATGATCGCCTTCCGCTGCGACTACGCCGGCGGCGACATCGTGCCGCAGGAAGGCGAGATCGAGGCGGCGGACTGGTTCACGCTCGACGCTCTGCCCGTGCTGCCGCATCGCCTGAGCATCGCCCGGCGCCTGATCGACGCGGCGCTGGCCGAGCTGCGCGCGTCTTGAGGGCCGCGGAAGACTTGGCCGCGATTTCGGACGTTCCACCTCCGGAGTGCGATCCGGGCAGGATCCTCACCGAAGTCTTCGGTTTCAGCGCGTTTCGGGGCCAGCAGGACGCGATCGTCGAACACGTCTGCGCCGGCGGCGACGCGGTGGTGCTTATGCCCACGGGCGGAGGCAAGAGCCTCTGCTACCAGATCCCGGCCATCGCTCGCCATCGTGCGGGACGCGGCGTCACCATCGTGGTGAGCCCGCTCATCGCGCTGATGCACGATCAGGTGGGGGCGCTCGAAGAAGCCGGGGTGCACGCCGCCTGCCTCAATTCGTCCCAGTCTCCCGACGAGGCGCGCGATGTCGAGACGGAGCTTCGCGCCGCCCGTCTCGTGCTCCTCTATGTCGCCCCGGAGCGCATGCTCACGCCGCGCTTCCTGGCGATGCTGGACACCCTGCACGAACGCGGGCTTCTCGGTTCCTTCGCGATCGACGAAGCACATTGCGTGAGTCAGTGGGGCCACGATTTCCGCGAGGACTACCTCGGACTCACGGTGCTGCACGAGCGCTACCCGGACGTCCCGCGCATCGCGCTCACGGCGACGGCCGACGAATTCACGCGTCAGGACATGGTGTCGCGCCTCAATCTCGACGGTGCGCGCATGTTCGTGAGCAGCTTCGACCGCCCGAACATCCGGTACACCCTCGTGGAGAAGGACAATCCGCGCGCGCAGCTGCTGCGCCTCCTGCGGGAAGAGCACCCGGGGGAAGCCGGGATCGTGTATTGCGGCAGCCGCAACCGCGTGGACGACACGGCCGCGTGGCTCAACGGCGAAGGCATCGAGGCCCTGGCCTACCACGCGGGACTCGACGCGCAGACCCGTCGCGAACGGCAGGACCGCTTTCTGCGGGAAGACGGCATCGTCATGGTGGCAACCATCGCCTTCGGCATGGGGATCGACAAGCCCGACGTGCGCTTCGTTGCGCACCTCGACCTGCCCAAGAGCCTTGAGGCCTACTACCAGGAAACCGGACGGGCGGGACGCGATGGCGCGCCTGCCGATGCATGGATGACGTACGGGCTGTCGGACGTGGTCAACCAGCGCCGCATGATCGACGAGAGCCCGGCGGCCGACGAGTTCAAGCGCATCCAGCGCTCGCGTCTTGATGCGCTGCTGGGTCTCGCGGAAGCGCACGATTGCCGCCGTGTCAGGCTGCTCGCGTACTTCGGCGAGCGCTCGCAGCCCTGCGGCAACTGCGACAACTGCCTGGAGCCGCCGGGAACATGGGATGCCACGGAGGCGGCGCGCAAGGCATTGTCGTGCATCTTCCGCTTCGACCAGCACGGAAAAAATGGCGGCGCGACGCGGTTCGGTGCGGGCCACCTCATCGATGTGCTGCGAGGAAAATCCACCGAGAAGGTCGCGCAGTACGGCCATGCGCAGCTTTCCACGTTCGGGATAGGCGCGGATCTGTCAGAGGCGCGTTGGCGTGCGGTGCTCCGTCAGCTGGTGGCAGGCGGCTACATCCAGGCGGAGGGCGAGTACAACACGCTGGGTCTCACCGGGACTTCGCGGTCCGTCCTGAAAGGCGACATCGCCATCGTCGTGCGTGCGCCGAACGAAAGCGCGGGGCCTGCAAAGCGGCGAGATGCCACCGGCAGGCGCCGCGACACCGATGCCGAACTGGCGCAGGAGGACCTGCCGCGCTTTCGCGCGCTGCGCGAGTGGCGCGCGCGCGTGGCACGGGAACACGCACTCCCGGCTTACGTCGTCTTTCACGATGCGACGCTCGCAGAGATCGCCCGGCGAAATCCGGCAACCCTCCTCGCGCTCGGCACGGTTCAAGGCGTCGGCGCCACGAAGCTGGAGCGCTACGGCATGGACATCCTGACCGTGCTCGAGACCGTCTCCTCCGTGGACGCCGCCGCATGACCCGCGGTTCGCATCGTTCCCTGTGGCTCGCGGTGGGATGGTTCGGTGTCGCGGTCGTGGTGTATTTCACCTTGATTCCCGATCCACCCCAGCTCGACATGGAAGACGGCGACAAGGTGCAGCACCTCGTCGCGTACGCGTGTCTGATGGCGTGGTTCGCGCAGGCTCGCGCGCCGGGAGCCCACCGGCGGACCACAGGCCTGCTGCTCGTCGCGATGGGAATCCTGCTGGAATTCGCCCAGGGGCTGACCGGCTACCGGTTCATGTCGCTGGCCGACATGGCCGCCAACACGGCCGGCGTCGCGCTGGGGTGGTTCGCCGCTCCGCCGCGATTGCCCGACGTCTACACCTGGTCCGCCAACCTGCTGAGCCGCCGGTGACGGG
This region includes:
- the ptsP gene encoding phosphoenolpyruvate--protein phosphotransferase is translated as MSFTIHGIGVSGGIAIGRAHLVTHAQLEVPHLEIAPAKVPAEQARLDAALDKVRGELTSLAGHIPENAPAEFGAFLNVHLMILGDETLSEAPKATIAAQRCNAEWALKQQMEALLAQFDEIDDAYLRERKTDVKQVVERVLQALMTDARAAASVAPPEEGSILVAHDLSPADVILYKQHRFASFITDLGGTTSHTAIVARSLGIPSIVALHHARRLVRENEVLIVDGTHGVLIVDPDKKVLEEYRLRQEEWQLEQQKLRRLTTTRAAVLDGTRIELHANIELLEDVYQARENGAAGVGLFRTEFLYLNRRDLPGEDEQFEAYRKVVMEMGRLPVTIRTFDLGADKELDGAERVAANPALGLRAIRLCLAEPVMFRTQLRAILRASAFGKVKILVPMLSSVLELTQALKAVADARRSLDDDGIAYDAETPIGGMIEVPAAALCLNIFTRKLDFLSIGTNDLIQYTLAIDRTDESVAHLYDPLHPAVLNLVAQIIHRAAKSGTPVAVCGEMAGDVSLTRLLLGFGLRQFSMHPANLLAVKQVILKSDLDEVTSLARRMLKTEDPHKLVTLLEKMNAL
- a CDS encoding DNA polymerase III subunit delta, with the protein product MQLDPDQLLRHLQRELAPLYVVHGEEALLAIEAADRIRTKARERGCSEREILTVEAGFEWRRLWATGASLSLFASQRLVELRMASAAPGAEGSEALIRYAASLPEDTVTLITLPKVEFRTRQSKWFSALESAGVCVHAQRIGFEQLPAWLAARLKAQGQSAGPDVMEVLAARVEGNLLAAHQEIQKLSLLFPQGPLDLDAVRTTVADVARFDAFDLGPAILAGDPVHLLRMLDGLRGEGTGLPLVLWAFAEEIRAMLRIRESVASGMPLAQAMRDAKVWGERQKGMPAAVRRLDSAQLRNALAHAARIDRIIKGVGDGDAWTELEQLAMRLTAPDLKLPTAHAA
- the vanZ gene encoding VanZ family protein, whose translation is MTRGSHRSLWLAVGWFGVAVVVYFTLIPDPPQLDMEDGDKVQHLVAYACLMAWFAQARAPGAHRRTTGLLLVAMGILLEFAQGLTGYRFMSLADMAANTAGVALGWFAAPPRLPDVYTWSANLLSRR
- the recQ gene encoding DNA helicase RecQ — translated: MRGRLERAGRSALGGTAKPLRHHRRRHFPAGRPRCADHGLGPLAPVLRPLRHGHGAQKSRKVPCLPELRPDALSARRTGGDGARATGTRTAACPLAAFSARHVQRTGGVRRTGREHRGLPRAGGEGGSRDRRRQPALFLEPAVALPALADDRLPLRLRRRRHRAAGRRDRGGGLVHARRSARAAASPEHRPAPDRRGAGRAARVLRAAEDLAAISDVPPPECDPGRILTEVFGFSAFRGQQDAIVEHVCAGGDAVVLMPTGGGKSLCYQIPAIARHRAGRGVTIVVSPLIALMHDQVGALEEAGVHAACLNSSQSPDEARDVETELRAARLVLLYVAPERMLTPRFLAMLDTLHERGLLGSFAIDEAHCVSQWGHDFREDYLGLTVLHERYPDVPRIALTATADEFTRQDMVSRLNLDGARMFVSSFDRPNIRYTLVEKDNPRAQLLRLLREEHPGEAGIVYCGSRNRVDDTAAWLNGEGIEALAYHAGLDAQTRRERQDRFLREDGIVMVATIAFGMGIDKPDVRFVAHLDLPKSLEAYYQETGRAGRDGAPADAWMTYGLSDVVNQRRMIDESPAADEFKRIQRSRLDALLGLAEAHDCRRVRLLAYFGERSQPCGNCDNCLEPPGTWDATEAARKALSCIFRFDQHGKNGGATRFGAGHLIDVLRGKSTEKVAQYGHAQLSTFGIGADLSEARWRAVLRQLVAGGYIQAEGEYNTLGLTGTSRSVLKGDIAIVVRAPNESAGPAKRRDATGRRRDTDAELAQEDLPRFRALREWRARVAREHALPAYVVFHDATLAEIARRNPATLLALGTVQGVGATKLERYGMDILTVLETVSSVDAAA